A region from the Maledivibacter sp. genome encodes:
- a CDS encoding ABC transporter permease codes for MLKGHKLSYFICIIILAFSALGFLFTPNDPHLVNLSIRLQKNSLQYPLGTDAMGRCVFSRILYGGQTTLGIVFLSSIIIILFGVPIGLLMGSTKRTTGVIGESILNAVTALPPMAYLIVFLGAWGSGVFTTMIAVGLSLFLRVIKLVKAKTEIEYSKAYVMCAVASGASKCRILLVHIFPNVLPEVMGFLSLSCGHMIMMITGFSFMGLGFGDSVIDWGSMILEAQKVSMIRPEMIVYPIIVVFLCTVSFNVLGNEQVK; via the coding sequence ATGTTAAAAGGACACAAATTATCATATTTCATTTGTATTATAATTCTGGCGTTTTCTGCTTTAGGTTTTTTATTCACGCCAAATGATCCTCATTTGGTTAACCTTAGCATAAGATTACAAAAAAACAGTCTTCAATATCCACTGGGAACCGATGCCATGGGACGTTGTGTTTTTTCTAGAATTTTATATGGGGGACAAACCACCTTAGGGATTGTGTTTTTAAGTTCTATTATTATAATCCTATTTGGAGTTCCCATAGGACTCTTAATGGGCTCTACAAAGAGAACAACTGGAGTTATAGGAGAGAGTATTTTAAATGCTGTAACCGCTTTACCACCTATGGCATACTTAATTGTATTTTTAGGGGCATGGGGGAGTGGCGTATTTACCACTATGATAGCCGTTGGGTTATCCTTATTTTTACGAGTTATAAAATTGGTTAAGGCAAAAACAGAAATAGAATATAGTAAGGCATATGTCATGTGTGCAGTTGCCTCGGGAGCATCTAAATGTAGAATACTATTAGTACATATTTTCCCTAATGTGTTACCAGAGGTAATGGGATTTTTAAGTCTTTCCTGTGGACATATGATCATGATGATCACAGGTTTTTCCTTCATGGGCCTTGGTTTTGGAGATTCTGTTATTGACTGGGGAAGTATGATTTTAGAAGCTCAAAAGGTTTCTATGATTAGGCCAGAAATGATAGTTTATCCTATTATAGTGGTCTTCTTGTGTACTGTTTCTTTTAATGTCCTAGGTAATGAACAGGTTAAATAG
- a CDS encoding ABC transporter permease produces MSKFKPTFKRILEVILTFLIVSLLSFGLMRMSPVDPATAYARRAMMNPSAEQIAQIRSDMGLNKAFIVQYGNWMKNALKLDFGKSLVDGKPVWDQLLNAVPVTIKVVFIAMILEIIGIILFGPLLYLLREKKVGMFFSLLTLSAISIPGFYIASVYLDIFAVKWGAISVAGNVGFMKYFHPAICLSIAPMAFYARLLFRNLERESDSDYVFYARCRGLSEIRILFNHTIAHGIIALVPSFLQSIGLTLAGAAMIERVFSLPGLGYLIIDSVLNRDSPMIHLSVLFLAVMLVIFNVLSDYVQELLQKNKLIKSGDALC; encoded by the coding sequence ATGTCAAAATTTAAACCTACATTTAAAAGAATACTGGAAGTTATATTAACCTTTCTAATAGTAAGCCTATTATCCTTTGGGCTTATGCGTATGTCACCCGTAGATCCAGCAACAGCATATGCAAGAAGGGCTATGATGAATCCTAGTGCGGAACAAATAGCACAAATCCGTTCTGATATGGGACTAAACAAGGCCTTCATTGTTCAATATGGGAACTGGATGAAAAATGCTTTGAAATTGGATTTTGGCAAGTCCTTAGTGGATGGCAAACCTGTTTGGGATCAGCTCCTAAATGCAGTACCCGTAACGATAAAAGTAGTCTTTATAGCAATGATATTAGAAATTATAGGTATAATTCTATTTGGACCCCTGTTATATCTGCTAAGGGAAAAGAAGGTTGGAATGTTTTTCTCACTACTAACCCTTAGTGCTATTTCAATTCCTGGGTTTTATATTGCAAGTGTATATCTTGATATATTTGCTGTGAAATGGGGAGCTATCTCAGTTGCTGGAAATGTTGGCTTTATGAAATATTTTCATCCTGCGATTTGTCTTTCCATAGCTCCAATGGCCTTTTATGCTAGATTGTTATTCAGAAATTTGGAAAGAGAATCCGATAGTGATTATGTATTTTATGCTCGATGCAGGGGATTATCAGAGATAAGAATTCTTTTTAATCATACCATAGCACATGGAATTATTGCCCTCGTACCCAGCTTTTTACAAAGTATTGGGCTAACCCTTGCAGGGGCAGCAATGATTGAGAGAGTTTTTTCCTTGCCTGGACTAGGATATCTAATTATTGATAGTGTTTTAAATCGTGATTCACCTATGATACATCTTTCTGTTTTATTTCTTGCGGTTATGCTTGTTATATTTAATGTATTATCAGATTATGTACAGGAGCTTCTACAGAAAAATAAGTTGATTAAGAGTGGAGATGCACTATGTTAA
- the gpmA gene encoding 2,3-diphosphoglycerate-dependent phosphoglycerate mutase yields MQIVLVRHGQSLWNKENKFTGWTDVDLSEGGVEEAREAGRILKDRGYIFDMAYTSYLKRAVRTLNIILDEMDLHWIPIQKTWKLNERHYGRLQGLNKSETAKKHGEHQVKLWRRSYDVSPPMLSKNDPMYPKVDIKYKDIPEDELPLGESLKSTINRVIPYWNENIYPLMKQGKRIIIVAHGNSLRGLVKYIENLNKEEIVELNIPTGVPLVYEFDNKMNIKDKYFEVSHESNNELAGNV; encoded by the coding sequence ATGCAAATTGTACTTGTGAGACATGGACAAAGTTTATGGAATAAGGAAAATAAGTTTACTGGTTGGACGGATGTTGATTTATCTGAAGGAGGTGTTGAAGAAGCAAGGGAAGCTGGCAGAATCCTAAAAGATAGAGGCTATATATTTGATATGGCCTATACATCATATTTAAAAAGAGCCGTAAGAACTCTTAATATAATATTAGATGAGATGGATTTGCATTGGATACCAATACAGAAAACGTGGAAGTTAAATGAAAGACATTATGGTAGACTGCAGGGACTAAATAAAAGTGAAACTGCAAAAAAGCATGGAGAACATCAAGTAAAACTATGGAGAAGAAGTTATGATGTATCACCACCAATGCTGTCTAAAAATGATCCTATGTACCCGAAGGTCGATATAAAATATAAAGATATTCCGGAGGATGAATTGCCATTAGGGGAAAGCCTGAAATCTACTATTAATCGAGTTATACCATATTGGAATGAAAATATATATCCTTTAATGAAGCAAGGGAAAAGAATAATAATTGTTGCCCACGGCAATAGTCTAAGGGGACTTGTAAAATATATTGAAAACTTAAATAAGGAAGAAATAGTAGAATTAAATATACCTACGGGAGTTCCATTAGTATATGAATTTGATAATAAAATGAATATTAAAGATAAATATTTTGAAGTTTCCCATGAATCAAATAATGAATTAGCTGGAAACGTCTAA
- a CDS encoding class I fructose-bisphosphate aldolase: MLSIEKIKDLLGADYKLLEFSNPKIKKEQITFPNEDFIDNVFMRSDRNNRVLVNLSSLYNSGRLAKTGYISILPIDQGIEHSAGASFAKNPIYFDPESIVKLGIEAGCNGVASTLGVLSIVSRKYAHKIPFIVKINHNELLSFPNTYDQIRFASVEQAYNMGAVGIGATIYFGSKESNRQIVEISEMFEYAHSKGLFTILWCYLRNDEFNKDKNYHSSADLTGQANHLGVTIGADIIKQKLPVNNGGFKALNMGKSDYGKFDERIYTELCSENPIDLTRYQVINNYMGKIPLINSGGPSGANDLAEAVKTAVINKRAGGSGLILGRKAFQKPLNEGISIINAIQDVYLNKDITIA, translated from the coding sequence ATGTTAAGTATTGAGAAGATTAAGGATTTACTAGGTGCTGATTATAAACTTCTGGAATTTAGCAATCCTAAAATCAAAAAGGAACAAATAACCTTTCCAAATGAGGATTTTATTGATAATGTTTTTATGCGATCAGATAGAAATAATAGAGTTTTAGTAAATTTGAGTAGTTTATATAATTCTGGAAGGTTGGCAAAAACTGGGTATATATCTATATTACCTATTGACCAAGGAATTGAACATTCCGCAGGGGCATCATTCGCTAAAAACCCAATATATTTTGATCCCGAAAGTATTGTTAAACTTGGAATAGAAGCCGGGTGTAATGGAGTTGCATCTACATTAGGAGTATTATCCATTGTATCAAGAAAATATGCCCACAAAATACCGTTTATTGTTAAAATTAATCATAACGAATTATTATCCTTTCCCAATACATATGATCAAATACGTTTTGCTTCTGTGGAACAAGCCTATAATATGGGAGCTGTAGGAATAGGGGCTACTATATATTTTGGCTCTAAAGAGTCTAACAGACAAATCGTTGAGATAAGTGAAATGTTTGAATATGCACATTCAAAAGGACTTTTCACTATCCTATGGTGTTATTTAAGAAATGATGAATTTAATAAGGATAAAAACTATCATTCCTCAGCGGATCTTACAGGTCAAGCAAATCACCTAGGAGTAACAATTGGTGCTGATATTATAAAACAAAAATTACCAGTTAATAATGGTGGATTTAAGGCGTTAAATATGGGAAAAAGCGATTATGGGAAATTCGATGAAAGAATATATACAGAACTTTGCTCAGAAAATCCTATTGACCTTACTAGATATCAAGTAATAAATAATTATATGGGTAAAATTCCATTGATTAATTCAGGTGGCCCATCGGGGGCAAATGATTTAGCCGAAGCCGTAAAAACTGCTGTGATTAACAAGCGAGCAGGGGGAAGTGGATTAATTCTTGGAAGAAAAGCATTCCAGAAACCATTGAATGAGGGAATAAGCATTATTAACGCTATTCAGGATGTTTATTTAAATAAAGATATTACAATAGCATAG
- a CDS encoding VOC family protein — MKLGHIIYKVNDLDAAVNEYTNKGFTVEYGKNKNPCNALIYFAEGPYLELLHNTGMPSFAKKIFVFMGKKDFVHRLNIWDDSKEGLIGVALENDRFDVDIEQKILDKANLKYLKLRSGRTDTKNRKLRFKGLFPYDLEIPVLGTKFNINVRPSKDYVHPNGVKRIKSVSFGTKEEFVPVIKQLCDDEGLKLFVGVGVKDLEFQYMN, encoded by the coding sequence ATGAAGTTAGGACATATTATATATAAAGTAAATGACTTAGATGCGGCTGTAAATGAATATACTAATAAAGGTTTTACAGTTGAATATGGCAAGAATAAAAATCCTTGTAATGCCTTAATATATTTTGCAGAAGGACCATATCTTGAATTATTACATAATACAGGGATGCCTTCTTTTGCAAAAAAAATATTTGTATTTATGGGTAAAAAAGATTTTGTACATAGACTTAATATTTGGGATGATTCCAAAGAAGGATTAATTGGGGTTGCCTTAGAAAATGACAGGTTTGATGTGGATATTGAGCAGAAAATCCTTGACAAAGCAAATCTAAAATATCTAAAGTTAAGATCAGGGAGGACAGACACAAAGAATAGAAAATTGCGGTTTAAAGGTCTTTTTCCTTATGATCTGGAGATTCCAGTTTTGGGAACCAAGTTTAATATTAATGTAAGACCTTCAAAGGATTACGTGCATCCAAATGGAGTAAAACGGATAAAAAGTGTTTCTTTTGGGACTAAAGAGGAATTTGTTCCTGTTATTAAGCAGTTATGTGATGATGAAGGACTTAAGTTGTTTGTAGGTGTAGGAGTTAAAGATTTAGAGTTCCAGTATATGAATTAA
- a CDS encoding AraC family transcriptional regulator: MKVNGFETNTLNASVSVVENEDSKVYIMRNETGEGIISIYEVLEDISLIFSDFHMNGVVSEDRRDIDCLAIDYCYEGRLECSVDEGVFVYHKPGDISVDSRMKSADGYFFPLNHYHSLSIALFLPKAQESIERCFPSFPVNLKKLRDKFLDHSYPCFIQNYTELNSIFESLRDVTMKNKSTYATIKILELLLVLDSVEEDELLGVDEYSYFHKSDVEKVKLIQGLMVDDLEHHYTLNELSDEFKIPLTAMTSCFKGVYGKPVNTYMREYRMSYAAKELLLTELSIAEIGLKVGYSNPSKFSGAFRQIIGLLPKEYRKRNRNKHYEKG; this comes from the coding sequence ATGAAAGTGAATGGATTTGAAACAAACACTTTAAATGCATCGGTGTCGGTTGTTGAGAATGAGGATTCAAAAGTATATATCATGCGTAATGAAACGGGAGAAGGCATTATTTCCATATATGAAGTATTAGAGGATATCAGTTTAATATTCAGTGATTTTCATATGAATGGTGTCGTTAGCGAAGATCGGCGAGATATCGACTGTTTGGCCATTGATTATTGTTATGAAGGCAGGCTTGAATGTTCAGTGGATGAAGGAGTTTTTGTTTATCACAAACCAGGAGATATAAGTGTAGACAGTCGTATGAAAAGTGCAGATGGTTATTTTTTTCCGTTGAATCATTATCATTCTTTGAGTATAGCATTGTTTTTACCAAAAGCGCAGGAATCAATTGAAAGATGCTTTCCTAGCTTTCCAGTGAACTTAAAAAAGTTAAGAGATAAGTTTTTAGACCATTCTTATCCATGCTTTATTCAAAATTATACTGAACTCAACAGTATCTTTGAATCGTTAAGGGATGTAACAATGAAGAATAAGAGTACTTATGCGACTATTAAGATTCTAGAATTATTATTGGTTTTGGATTCTGTTGAAGAAGACGAATTATTAGGAGTAGACGAATATTCCTACTTTCATAAATCAGACGTGGAGAAAGTGAAGCTTATACAGGGACTAATGGTTGATGATTTGGAGCATCATTATACTCTTAATGAGCTTTCAGATGAATTCAAAATACCTTTGACAGCCATGACAAGTTGTTTTAAAGGGGTATATGGTAAACCGGTTAATACCTATATGCGTGAATATCGAATGAGTTATGCAGCTAAAGAGTTACTTTTGACGGAGCTGTCAATTGCGGAAATTGGGCTAAAAGTTGGATATTCTAATCCTAGTAAATTTTCAGGTGCTTTTAGACAGATTATAGGATTGTTGCCTAAAGAGTATAGAAAAAGAAATAGAAATAAACATTATGAGAAAGGATGA
- a CDS encoding YhdH/YhfP family quinone oxidoreductase, translating to MTNSNFKAMLVSEIEEKNFERRIIDRRIKDLPEGDILINVKYSSLNYKDALSAIGNRGVTRNYPHTPGIDASGIVMESNNNYYKVGDKVIVTGFDLGMNTWGGFGEYIRVPAEWVLKLPKNLSLRESMIYGTAGFTAALSVYKIVNSGIKPDDGDILVTGATGGVGSIAISILSKIGYDVIAATGKTHEREMLLGVGAKDIIHRKEIDDDSGKALLRGRWASVIDTVGGNMLATAIKSTNYGGCVTCCGNVAAHEFLTSVYPFILRGVTLFGIDSVRCPMDIRLKIWKKLSSDWKISDLNDNVDEVSLEGLGKKIDLILEGKHKGRTIVNLDL from the coding sequence TTGACTAATAGCAACTTTAAAGCTATGTTAGTGTCAGAAATAGAAGAAAAAAACTTTGAAAGAAGAATTATTGATAGAAGGATTAAAGACCTACCAGAAGGAGATATACTAATAAATGTGAAATATTCTTCTCTGAACTATAAAGATGCTCTTTCTGCTATAGGCAATCGAGGAGTAACAAGAAATTATCCACATACTCCTGGAATTGATGCTTCAGGAATTGTAATGGAAAGCAATAATAATTATTATAAAGTTGGAGATAAGGTTATTGTGACAGGATTTGATTTAGGAATGAACACATGGGGAGGCTTTGGAGAGTATATTAGAGTTCCTGCTGAATGGGTTCTTAAGCTTCCTAAAAATCTTTCACTAAGAGAGAGTATGATCTATGGTACTGCCGGATTCACTGCTGCTTTATCAGTTTATAAAATAGTAAATTCAGGTATCAAACCTGATGATGGAGATATATTAGTAACAGGTGCAACTGGAGGAGTAGGTAGTATAGCTATTTCAATCTTAAGTAAAATTGGTTATGATGTCATTGCTGCTACAGGAAAAACTCATGAAAGGGAAATGCTCTTAGGAGTTGGTGCAAAGGATATAATTCATAGGAAAGAAATAGATGACGATTCCGGAAAAGCTCTTTTAAGGGGAAGATGGGCTAGTGTAATAGATACAGTTGGTGGAAATATGTTAGCTACAGCAATTAAATCAACTAATTATGGTGGTTGTGTGACATGCTGTGGAAACGTAGCCGCTCATGAATTTTTAACATCTGTATATCCCTTCATTCTAAGAGGTGTAACACTATTTGGAATCGATTCTGTTAGGTGTCCTATGGATATTAGACTTAAGATTTGGAAGAAATTATCTTCAGATTGGAAAATCAGTGATCTAAATGATAATGTAGATGAAGTCTCATTAGAAGGATTGGGTAAAAAAATAGATCTGATCTTAGAAGGTAAACATAAAGGTAGAACTATAGTTAATCTTGATTTGTAG
- a CDS encoding recombinase family protein: MRVSTKHIEQESSLQNQQDMFIKYISAKGWTLYKIYKDVDSGTHGKRSGFIEMVEDAKAGKFDVVLAKELSRPARNIGISHEFKQVIMANNIHIICLDGSINTLEDDISKYGLFAWLYEDESRRISKRIKSAKRSKALRAEFLSGDPPYGYTIKSGQLIPRDDETVEVVKKIYQMYIEGYGTEYMARELTNQGYPTPSQIKEKKNAGRRWHGTTIKLILKNIHYTGILSQCVSTTRDITTKDITTKDKIPNKEPVIIENSHEPIISKEKYMLVQQIMQERSQKSRVRATPKKHLFSDKLFCRECGKKLWLIKSHKSYYCGTFKKYGRNHCNTHKIKESTLKEILQKDLKKFADKFNDYEKIKASINKKIQASEKTAKYKRTKYEARLQEIKEIKSKLIIKFSTDELTKEAYDLATTKLDEESNAIELKLIEIKNILNKKLEQHEELDRITKLFDSYKNFENITREVVNMFIDKIIIGENQEIKIIYNFAKLIE, from the coding sequence ATACGAGTATCAACAAAACACATAGAGCAAGAATCTTCACTACAAAACCAACAGGATATGTTCATAAAATACATATCAGCAAAGGGTTGGACACTCTACAAAATATACAAAGACGTAGACTCTGGTACACATGGAAAAAGATCTGGATTCATAGAAATGGTTGAAGATGCAAAGGCAGGGAAATTTGACGTAGTACTAGCAAAAGAACTATCAAGACCAGCAAGAAACATAGGGATAAGCCATGAATTTAAACAAGTTATAATGGCAAATAACATCCACATCATATGCTTAGATGGCTCAATCAATACCTTAGAAGATGATATAAGCAAATATGGACTGTTTGCTTGGCTATACGAAGATGAAAGCAGAAGAATATCCAAGAGAATAAAATCAGCCAAACGCTCAAAAGCCCTAAGAGCAGAATTCCTATCAGGAGACCCACCCTATGGATATACCATAAAAAGTGGTCAACTTATTCCAAGAGACGATGAAACAGTAGAAGTAGTAAAGAAAATCTATCAAATGTACATAGAAGGGTATGGAACAGAATACATGGCGAGAGAGCTAACAAATCAAGGCTATCCAACACCTTCCCAAATAAAAGAAAAAAAGAATGCGGGGAGGAGATGGCACGGTACAACCATAAAGCTCATACTAAAAAATATTCACTATACAGGAATCTTAAGCCAATGTGTATCTACAACAAGAGACATAACAACAAAAGACATAACAACAAAAGACAAGATACCAAACAAAGAGCCAGTCATCATAGAAAATAGCCATGAACCAATAATATCAAAAGAAAAATACATGCTAGTACAGCAAATAATGCAGGAAAGAAGCCAAAAATCCAGAGTCAGAGCAACGCCAAAAAAACATCTATTCAGTGACAAACTATTTTGTAGAGAATGTGGAAAAAAACTTTGGTTAATAAAAAGTCATAAGAGTTACTACTGTGGAACATTCAAGAAATATGGGAGAAATCACTGTAACACTCATAAAATAAAGGAAAGCACCTTAAAAGAAATCCTACAAAAAGACCTAAAGAAGTTTGCAGATAAATTCAATGACTACGAAAAAATCAAAGCTAGTATCAACAAGAAGATTCAAGCCAGTGAAAAGACAGCCAAATACAAGCGGACAAAATACGAAGCAAGGCTACAGGAGATAAAAGAAATAAAATCAAAGCTAATAATAAAATTCAGCACAGATGAACTAACAAAAGAAGCCTATGACCTTGCAACAACAAAGCTAGACGAAGAAAGTAATGCTATAGAACTAAAGCTGATAGAAATAAAAAATATATTGAATAAAAAATTAGAACAGCATGAGGAACTAGATAGAATAACCAAGCTATTTGATAGCTATAAAAATTTTGAAAACATAACAAGAGAAGTAGTCAATATGTTTATAGATAAAATAATAATAGGTGAAAACCAAGAAATTAAAATCATATATAACTTTGCTAAACTTATAGAATAG
- a CDS encoding virulence RhuM family protein has product MDINNSDIIIYQTEDGQTKIEVTMENDTVWLSQAQMCELFQKGKSTISEHISNIFKEGELKKDSVVRNFRTTAVDGKKYDVMHYNLDVIISVGYRVKSHRGTQFRIWATERLREYIIKGFTMNDELLKKAGSGNYFDELLARIRDIRSSEKVFWRKVLDIYATSIDYDPKIESSIIFFKTIQNKMHWAAHRHTAAEIIYNRANAKLPCMGMTAFIGDKPKKADTIIAKNYLKEDEINILNRIVTAYLEFAELQAIRKKPMYMKDWLVKLDDFLRMTDNEILNHAGTISHNQAKEKASLEYNKYKEKMKNELTTVEKHFIESIDGAEKMLKKSKK; this is encoded by the coding sequence ATGGATATAAATAACTCGGATATTATCATATATCAAACTGAGGATGGGCAGACGAAGATTGAGGTAACTATGGAGAATGATACGGTTTGGTTGTCTCAAGCTCAAATGTGTGAGCTATTTCAAAAAGGAAAATCAACGATAAGCGAGCATATTTCTAATATATTCAAAGAAGGTGAGCTTAAGAAAGATTCAGTCGTTCGGAATTTCCGAACAACTGCTGTAGATGGGAAAAAATATGATGTAATGCACTATAACCTTGACGTAATTATTTCAGTCGGCTATAGAGTAAAATCTCACAGAGGAACACAATTCCGTATTTGGGCTACAGAAAGACTTAGAGAATACATAATAAAAGGATTTACAATGAACGATGAACTTCTTAAAAAAGCTGGTAGCGGCAATTATTTTGATGAGCTACTAGCAAGAATTAGAGATATTCGTTCCTCAGAAAAGGTGTTTTGGAGGAAGGTACTAGACATTTATGCTACTAGTATTGATTATGATCCAAAGATAGAAAGCTCCATAATATTTTTTAAAACAATACAAAACAAAATGCACTGGGCGGCACATAGGCATACAGCAGCTGAAATTATTTATAACAGAGCAAATGCGAAGCTACCATGCATGGGAATGACAGCATTTATAGGTGATAAACCTAAAAAGGCAGATACAATAATAGCTAAGAATTATTTAAAAGAAGATGAAATAAATATACTAAATAGAATAGTAACAGCATATTTAGAATTTGCTGAATTACAGGCTATTAGGAAAAAACCAATGTATATGAAGGACTGGTTAGTAAAATTAGACGATTTTCTAAGAATGACCGACAATGAAATACTAAATCATGCAGGGACAATTAGCCATAACCAAGCTAAAGAAAAAGCTAGCCTTGAGTACAATAAATATAAAGAAAAAATGAAAAATGAATTAACTACAGTAGAGAAGCATTTTATAGAATCAATTGATGGTGCAGAGAAAATGCTTAAAAAATCAAAGAAATAA
- a CDS encoding relaxase/mobilization nuclease domain-containing protein has protein sequence MAIIEFLNRTNKTLTGLGKAIDYITSPEKTEPHLIWGKDCNPDNAYVEITTIKRSYAKDIGRQFIHFVQSFSPYDRLTPETANEIAKELLELDCFKGFQIVITTHIDKDHIHNHFIINTVNYETGYKWQQNPKDLQRLKGYSDEICRQYGLIVIPSMDKSNYTKAGEYRSSQRGTSWKYELYLAVNECIRNSTSKREFIDNMKKLGYEVKWTDTRKYITFTTPSGKKCRNNKLYKADELTKEKIQSRLELNARYANKRELQQRMDNILNAVAILLSQNSNNQQNSKNGNYPLSELEGDALIEKIAELKKGRGLDWDNPNAINYEREY, from the coding sequence ATGGCAATTATTGAGTTTCTTAACCGAACCAACAAAACCCTCACAGGATTAGGGAAAGCAATAGATTACATCACCAGTCCAGAAAAGACTGAACCCCATTTAATATGGGGAAAAGATTGTAATCCAGACAATGCCTACGTAGAAATAACAACCATAAAACGGAGCTATGCCAAGGACATAGGAAGACAATTCATCCACTTTGTACAATCCTTCTCACCATATGATAGACTAACCCCAGAAACAGCCAATGAAATAGCTAAAGAGCTATTAGAGCTTGACTGCTTCAAAGGATTTCAAATAGTAATAACAACCCATATAGATAAAGACCATATTCACAATCATTTCATAATCAATACAGTTAACTATGAAACAGGCTATAAATGGCAACAGAATCCAAAGGACTTACAAAGGCTCAAGGGTTATTCTGACGAAATCTGTAGACAATATGGATTAATAGTCATTCCATCTATGGACAAAAGCAACTATACAAAAGCAGGAGAATATAGGAGTAGTCAAAGAGGAACGAGCTGGAAATACGAGTTGTACCTTGCAGTCAATGAATGCATAAGAAATTCCACATCAAAAAGAGAATTCATAGACAATATGAAAAAATTAGGCTATGAAGTTAAATGGACAGACACAAGAAAATATATCACCTTCACCACTCCAAGCGGTAAAAAATGTAGAAACAATAAGCTATACAAAGCTGATGAACTAACTAAAGAAAAAATACAATCCAGACTAGAACTGAACGCAAGATATGCAAATAAAAGAGAGCTACAGCAAAGAATGGATAACATTCTTAACGCTGTAGCTATTTTATTATCTCAAAACTCAAATAATCAACAAAACTCTAAGAATGGAAACTATCCATTATCAGAGCTTGAAGGTGATGCTTTAATTGAGAAAATAGCAGAACTAAAGAAGGGCAGAGGACTAGATTGGGATAATCCAAATGCCATTAATTATGAGCGAGAATATTAG
- a CDS encoding DUF6075 family protein codes for MPRTFKQLMFNDRTHPQDKERQALFCIIESNNYLYNKRNHIYDFKENWINTECLNNKNIDFCTSSKALIRLGFNLYNGYKDEYILPRDILYCLDEDNYNLAIFGADIRFGMDYEN; via the coding sequence TTGCCAAGAACATTTAAACAACTAATGTTTAATGACAGAACCCACCCGCAGGACAAGGAAAGACAAGCCTTGTTCTGCATTATAGAAAGTAATAATTACTTGTATAATAAAAGAAATCACATCTATGATTTTAAAGAAAATTGGATAAATACAGAGTGTTTGAATAATAAAAATATTGATTTCTGCACAAGTTCAAAGGCACTTATAAGACTGGGGTTTAATCTTTATAATGGATACAAAGATGAATATATTTTACCTAGAGATATTCTATATTGCCTTGATGAAGATAATTATAATTTAGCTATCTTTGGTGCTGATATACGTTTTGGAATGGATTATGAAAATTAG
- a CDS encoding helix-turn-helix transcriptional regulator, whose amino-acid sequence MSKAGISFSKVKEDLMKDAEFKAEYEKLKPRYEIISEIIRARTEQNMTQEELAFRTGTQKSNISRLESGNYNPTLDFLFKVAKGLGKEIHIELK is encoded by the coding sequence ATGAGTAAAGCAGGTATATCATTTTCAAAGGTTAAAGAGGATTTAATGAAAGATGCAGAATTTAAAGCTGAATATGAAAAACTTAAACCACGATATGAAATTATATCAGAAATAATTAGAGCAAGAACTGAGCAAAATATGACTCAAGAAGAGCTTGCTTTTCGCACTGGTACACAGAAATCCAATATTAGTAGATTAGAAAGTGGTAATTATAATCCTACATTAGATTTTTTATTTAAGGTAGCAAAAGGGCTGGGAAAAGAGATTCATATTGAACTTAAATAA
- a CDS encoding type II toxin-antitoxin system RelE/ParE family toxin, which produces MYELRIKLGSDASRIFYFTYHRNTFVLLNGFLKKTNSTPKVELEKAIKYKYDYEKRCDDE; this is translated from the coding sequence TTGTATGAATTAAGAATAAAGCTTGGTTCAGATGCTTCACGAATATTTTATTTTACATACCATAGAAATACATTTGTATTGTTAAATGGATTCTTGAAGAAAACAAATTCCACTCCAAAAGTAGAGTTAGAAAAAGCAATAAAATATAAATATGATTATGAAAAGAGGTGTGACGATGAGTAA